One Engystomops pustulosus chromosome 11, aEngPut4.maternal, whole genome shotgun sequence DNA window includes the following coding sequences:
- the ATN1 gene encoding atrophin-1 isoform X4: protein MKTRQNKDSMSMRSGRKKESVGPREERRARGRASPGAISTSSSDSKSEKGRPSAKKGRMDDSVPKNSKRERVKDSSESESDAGKSQKKAKMESPEVPRPPPDEESLDGQSGNEDGGSDPRDIDQDNRSTSPSLHSGDSESDASSVPSPKSFPSLYRGPGSPPPPASPVPENPVLPPPPPQTSQPPVPSEPPTARPYPAPHLPQLYPSSGAMIKAGPPQTPQVKPPPTTPIAGLGSPRPLASPTAPPPSLPASSSSTTSYPHVSHNLPPPPALRPLNASPGLPSQVGEKTGPPLPSASCTLRYPPYPGQYPPGYPHQFPTQGKYGQPQPGPHPSWSQGGLGYGRNEGAPRYPQPPPQNGQVSGGQNLGGGFGAPHHSSTRAQSPHNNHPPHPMPTPGTIQSPASQSSMLHPHGGATGAQGQSPNHNTNNSHHPHILPNRGRSPTPQSSQPQGVAPQSSHHPPHVLPSGILSPSSHHQNNTQHTAPGSGSGGGQSPAPQNTSHLSSQPPATGGNLGYSSQVESQNPQSTHNLYQPQSTSSVCHYPPNNQPYANYPPFQGYKGAPPASAPPYKSGPPPPYKSGTFPVSTPPPVPTQTFKDTSPTTPSTAPPAAPPPAPPPPATAPVQIKQEPIEECEAEGESPVPPASSPSPPPKIVDTPSHASQSARFNKHLDRGYNSCCRTDLYFVPLEGSKLSKKRSEQIERARRESEQRAREERDRERERERELERNVQKLESRSHDCPQLCSQPPPHHPSLALPSPSSAPSRPPHFEPPGAVAAVPPYLGPDTPALRTLSEYARPHVLSPAGRAPQPGHPPHHPFYLPIGDPLLAYNLPAVFASDPSRAERELRERLKPGYEVKPGELDPLHPSTLPMPPPPPHHPPPPQPPPSSAGVPPQMGLHPAFPYHHGQHSHQHALERERLALGATGAGPGAGPGAAGAAGAARGELSYAERLAAERQHAERVAALSGDPLTRLQLLNVTPHHHQHSHIHSHLHLHQQDAIHAASAAVHPLMDPLTSGSHLTRIPYPAAALPNPLIPHPLHDSDVLRQQIFASPYRDLPSSLSAPLSAAHQLQAMHAQSAELQRLALEQQHWLQTHHPLQGVPLPGQEDYYSHLKKETDKTL from the exons ATGTCGATGAGGAGTGGAAGGAAAAAGGAGAGCGTGGGTCCACGGGAGGAGCGTAGAGCGAGGGGCAGAGCATCTCCTGGGGCCATCAGTACATCCAGTAGTGACAGCAAGAGTGAAAAGGGCAGGCCAAGTGCGAAG AAGGGTCGCATGGATGACTCTGTCCCTAAGAACAGTAAACGGGAAAGAGTAAAAGACTCCTCTGAGAGTGAGAGCGACGCGGGGAAAAGTCAGAAGAAAGCTAAAATGGAG TCTCCTGAAGTTCCCCGTCCGCCTCCTGATGAAGAAAGCTTAGATGGGCAAAGTGGTAATGAAGATGGAGGGAGCGACCCTCGTGATATTGACCAGGATAACCGCAGTACTTCTCCGAGCTTGCACAGTGGAGACAGTGAGAGTGACGCGTCTTCAGTCCCTTCCCCAAAATCATTTCCTTCTCTGTATAGGGGTCCTGGTTCTCCCCCACCTCCTGCTTCACCAGTTCCTGAAAATCCTGTGTtgcctccaccaccacctcagactTCTCAGCCACCTGTACCAAGCGAGCCTCCAACTGCTAGACCATACCCAGCTCCCCATCTCCCACAATTATATCCCAGTAGTGGTGCGATGATAAAAGCTGGACCTCCACAGACCCCTCAAGTCAAGCCTCCACCCACCACTCCTATAGCAGGGTTGGGTTCTCCAAGGCCGTTGGCTTCtcctacagctcctcctccttctttaCCCGCAAGTTCTTCATCCACAACATCATATCCCCATGTTTCCCACAACTTGCCTCCACCACCGGCTTTGCGTCCTCTCAATGCATCTCCTGGACTGCCATCCCAGGTCGGAGAAAAAACTGGACCACCTCTTCCTTCTGCTTCCTGTACACTTCGATATCCTCCTTACCCAGGACAATACCCACCTGGTTACCCTCATCAGTTCCCTACACAAGGGAAATATGGTCAGCCTCAGCCAGGTCCACATCCATCTTGGAGTCAAGGTGGACTTGGTTATGGGCGAAATGAAGGAGCCCCACGGTATCCCCAGCCCCCTCCTCAAAATGGACAAGTTAGTGGAGGGCAGAACCTTGGAGGTGGGTTTGGTGCTCCTCACCACAGTAGCACACGTGCTCAATCCCCTCATAATAATCACCCCCCTCACCCAATGCCTACACCAGGCACCATTCAATCTCCAGCATCCCAAAGTAGCATGCTTCACCCTCATGGGGGAGCAACAGGTGCACAGGGTCAGTCTCCAAATCATAATACAAATAATTCTCACCACCCTCATATTCTACCAAACAGAGGAAGATCTCCCACTCCACAAAGTAGCCAACCACAAGGGGTTGCTCCACAATCCAGCCATCACCCCCCTCATGTTCTGCCTAGTGGCATTTTATCTCCAAGTTCCCACCATCAAAACAACACTCAGCATACGGCTCCTGGGTCAGGAAGTGGCGGTGGACAGTCACCTGCACCCCAAAATACATCCCATCTCTCATCACAGCCTCCAGCTACAGGTGGGAATTTGGGTTACTCTTCCCAGGTCGAGTCCCAGAACCCTCAGTCAACACATAATCTCTATCAACCCCAATCAACTTCTTCAGTTTGCCATTATCCTCCTAACAATCAACCTTATGCCAACTACCCACCATTCCAAGGTTACAAAGGAGCTCCTCCAGCATCAGCACCACCTTATAAAAGTGGACCTCCACCACCTTATAAGAGCGGGACATTTCCAGTTTCCACTCCGCCACCAGTTCCAACCCAGACGTTCAAAGACACTTCGCCTACCACTCCTTctactgctcccccagcagctcctccaccGGCACCTCCACCGCCAGCTACAGCTCCTGTGCAGATCAAACAGGAACCAATCGAGGAGTGTGAAGCAGAGGGCGAAAGTCCTGTTCCTCCTGCCAGCAGCCCCTCGCCTCCCCCCAAGATTGTGGACACCCCAAGTCATGCTAGCCAATCTGCAAG ATTCAACAAACACCTGGATCGAGGCTACAACTCGTGTTGTCGGACCGATCTGTATTTTGTGCCCTTGGAGGGGTCCAAGCTTTCAAAGAAAAGATCGGAGCAAATTGAAAGAGCACGACGAGAGAGTGAGCAGAGGGCTAGAGAAGAACGTGACCGAGAACGTGAACGGGAGCGAGAACTGGAAAGGAATGTG caaaaattggAGTCTCGATCTCATGACTGCCCTCAGCTGTGTtctcagccccctcctcaccatcCCTCTTTGGCACTGCCTTCTCCTTCTTCAGCCCCGTCTCGTCCTCCTCACTTTGAACCCCCGGGAGCTGTAGCTGCTGTCCCTCCTTATTTGGGACCTGACACACCTGCTCTCCGCACCTTAAGTGAATATGCTCGCCCTCATGTACTTTCACCAGCTGGAAGAGCACCTCAACCCGGTCACCCGCCGCACCACCCATTTTATTTACCTATCGGAGACCCACTTCTTGCCTACAATTTACCTGCTGTGTTTGCCAGTGACCCTTCTCGGGCAGAAAGGGAACTGCGTGAAAGGTTAAAACCTGGATATGAAGTAAAACCAGGAGAGCTAGACCCTCTACACCCATCTACTCTCCCTatgcctccaccaccaccacatcaCCCCCCACCTCCACAGCCACCACCCTCTTCTGCTGGTGTCCCACCACAAATGGGATTGCACCCTGCTTTTCCTTACCACCATGGGCAGCACTCTCACCAACATGCTCTAGAGAGGGAAAGACTAGCACTAGGGGCCACAGGGGCAGGACCCGGGGCTGGACCAGGAGCAGCTGGAGCCGCAGGAGCTGCCCGAGGGGAGTTATCCTATGCTGAGCGACTGGCTGCAGAACGACAGCACGCAGAAAGAGTGGCTGCTCTAAGTGGTGACCCCTTGACTAGACTCCAACTGTTGAACGTTACTCCACATCATCACCAGCATTCCCACATCCATTCACACCTACACTTACACCAGCAGGACGCCATACACGCAG cttcCGCTGCAGTGCACCCTTTAATGGATCCACTCACATCAGGGTCCCATCTTACACGGATCCCGTACCCTGCAGCTGCCCTCCCAAATCCATTAATTCCTCACCCCCTGCATGATAGTGATGTCCTCCGACAACAGATATTTG CCTCTCCTTATCGAGACCTCCCTTCCTCACTTTCCGCCCCTCTCTCGGCTGCCCaccagttacaggccatgcatgCTCAGTCTGCAGAATTACAGCGCCTGGCCCTGGAGCAGCAGCACTGGTTGCAGACCCATCATCCTCTACAGGGAGTTCCGCTTCCTGGACAAGAAGATTATTACAG TCACTTGAAGAAGGAAACCGATAAAACCCTGTAA
- the ATN1 gene encoding atrophin-1 isoform X3 codes for MKTRQNKDSKMSMRSGRKKESVGPREERRARGRASPGAISTSSSDSKSEKGRPSAKKGRMDDSVPKNSKRERVKDSSESESDAGKSQKKAKMESPEVPRPPPDEESLDGQSGNEDGGSDPRDIDQDNRSTSPSLHSGDSESDASSVPSPKSFPSLYRGPGSPPPPASPVPENPVLPPPPPQTSQPPVPSEPPTARPYPAPHLPQLYPSSGAMIKAGPPQTPQVKPPPTTPIAGLGSPRPLASPTAPPPSLPASSSSTTSYPHVSHNLPPPPALRPLNASPGLPSQVGEKTGPPLPSASCTLRYPPYPGQYPPGYPHQFPTQGKYGQPQPGPHPSWSQGGLGYGRNEGAPRYPQPPPQNGQVSGGQNLGGGFGAPHHSSTRAQSPHNNHPPHPMPTPGTIQSPASQSSMLHPHGGATGAQGQSPNHNTNNSHHPHILPNRGRSPTPQSSQPQGVAPQSSHHPPHVLPSGILSPSSHHQNNTQHTAPGSGSGGGQSPAPQNTSHLSSQPPATGGNLGYSSQVESQNPQSTHNLYQPQSTSSVCHYPPNNQPYANYPPFQGYKGAPPASAPPYKSGPPPPYKSGTFPVSTPPPVPTQTFKDTSPTTPSTAPPAAPPPAPPPPATAPVQIKQEPIEECEAEGESPVPPASSPSPPPKIVDTPSHASQSARFNKHLDRGYNSCCRTDLYFVPLEGSKLSKKRSEQIERARRESEQRAREERDRERERERELERNVQKLESRSHDCPQLCSQPPPHHPSLALPSPSSAPSRPPHFEPPGAVAAVPPYLGPDTPALRTLSEYARPHVLSPAGRAPQPGHPPHHPFYLPIGDPLLAYNLPAVFASDPSRAERELRERLKPGYEVKPGELDPLHPSTLPMPPPPPHHPPPPQPPPSSAGVPPQMGLHPAFPYHHGQHSHQHALERERLALGATGAGPGAGPGAAGAAGAARGELSYAERLAAERQHAERVAALSGDPLTRLQLLNVTPHHHQHSHIHSHLHLHQQDAIHAASAAVHPLMDPLTSGSHLTRIPYPAAALPNPLIPHPLHDSDVLRQQIFASPYRDLPSSLSAPLSAAHQLQAMHAQSAELQRLALEQQHWLQTHHPLQGVPLPGQEDYYSHLKKETDKTL; via the exons AAGATGTCGATGAGGAGTGGAAGGAAAAAGGAGAGCGTGGGTCCACGGGAGGAGCGTAGAGCGAGGGGCAGAGCATCTCCTGGGGCCATCAGTACATCCAGTAGTGACAGCAAGAGTGAAAAGGGCAGGCCAAGTGCGAAG AAGGGTCGCATGGATGACTCTGTCCCTAAGAACAGTAAACGGGAAAGAGTAAAAGACTCCTCTGAGAGTGAGAGCGACGCGGGGAAAAGTCAGAAGAAAGCTAAAATGGAG TCTCCTGAAGTTCCCCGTCCGCCTCCTGATGAAGAAAGCTTAGATGGGCAAAGTGGTAATGAAGATGGAGGGAGCGACCCTCGTGATATTGACCAGGATAACCGCAGTACTTCTCCGAGCTTGCACAGTGGAGACAGTGAGAGTGACGCGTCTTCAGTCCCTTCCCCAAAATCATTTCCTTCTCTGTATAGGGGTCCTGGTTCTCCCCCACCTCCTGCTTCACCAGTTCCTGAAAATCCTGTGTtgcctccaccaccacctcagactTCTCAGCCACCTGTACCAAGCGAGCCTCCAACTGCTAGACCATACCCAGCTCCCCATCTCCCACAATTATATCCCAGTAGTGGTGCGATGATAAAAGCTGGACCTCCACAGACCCCTCAAGTCAAGCCTCCACCCACCACTCCTATAGCAGGGTTGGGTTCTCCAAGGCCGTTGGCTTCtcctacagctcctcctccttctttaCCCGCAAGTTCTTCATCCACAACATCATATCCCCATGTTTCCCACAACTTGCCTCCACCACCGGCTTTGCGTCCTCTCAATGCATCTCCTGGACTGCCATCCCAGGTCGGAGAAAAAACTGGACCACCTCTTCCTTCTGCTTCCTGTACACTTCGATATCCTCCTTACCCAGGACAATACCCACCTGGTTACCCTCATCAGTTCCCTACACAAGGGAAATATGGTCAGCCTCAGCCAGGTCCACATCCATCTTGGAGTCAAGGTGGACTTGGTTATGGGCGAAATGAAGGAGCCCCACGGTATCCCCAGCCCCCTCCTCAAAATGGACAAGTTAGTGGAGGGCAGAACCTTGGAGGTGGGTTTGGTGCTCCTCACCACAGTAGCACACGTGCTCAATCCCCTCATAATAATCACCCCCCTCACCCAATGCCTACACCAGGCACCATTCAATCTCCAGCATCCCAAAGTAGCATGCTTCACCCTCATGGGGGAGCAACAGGTGCACAGGGTCAGTCTCCAAATCATAATACAAATAATTCTCACCACCCTCATATTCTACCAAACAGAGGAAGATCTCCCACTCCACAAAGTAGCCAACCACAAGGGGTTGCTCCACAATCCAGCCATCACCCCCCTCATGTTCTGCCTAGTGGCATTTTATCTCCAAGTTCCCACCATCAAAACAACACTCAGCATACGGCTCCTGGGTCAGGAAGTGGCGGTGGACAGTCACCTGCACCCCAAAATACATCCCATCTCTCATCACAGCCTCCAGCTACAGGTGGGAATTTGGGTTACTCTTCCCAGGTCGAGTCCCAGAACCCTCAGTCAACACATAATCTCTATCAACCCCAATCAACTTCTTCAGTTTGCCATTATCCTCCTAACAATCAACCTTATGCCAACTACCCACCATTCCAAGGTTACAAAGGAGCTCCTCCAGCATCAGCACCACCTTATAAAAGTGGACCTCCACCACCTTATAAGAGCGGGACATTTCCAGTTTCCACTCCGCCACCAGTTCCAACCCAGACGTTCAAAGACACTTCGCCTACCACTCCTTctactgctcccccagcagctcctccaccGGCACCTCCACCGCCAGCTACAGCTCCTGTGCAGATCAAACAGGAACCAATCGAGGAGTGTGAAGCAGAGGGCGAAAGTCCTGTTCCTCCTGCCAGCAGCCCCTCGCCTCCCCCCAAGATTGTGGACACCCCAAGTCATGCTAGCCAATCTGCAAG ATTCAACAAACACCTGGATCGAGGCTACAACTCGTGTTGTCGGACCGATCTGTATTTTGTGCCCTTGGAGGGGTCCAAGCTTTCAAAGAAAAGATCGGAGCAAATTGAAAGAGCACGACGAGAGAGTGAGCAGAGGGCTAGAGAAGAACGTGACCGAGAACGTGAACGGGAGCGAGAACTGGAAAGGAATGTG caaaaattggAGTCTCGATCTCATGACTGCCCTCAGCTGTGTtctcagccccctcctcaccatcCCTCTTTGGCACTGCCTTCTCCTTCTTCAGCCCCGTCTCGTCCTCCTCACTTTGAACCCCCGGGAGCTGTAGCTGCTGTCCCTCCTTATTTGGGACCTGACACACCTGCTCTCCGCACCTTAAGTGAATATGCTCGCCCTCATGTACTTTCACCAGCTGGAAGAGCACCTCAACCCGGTCACCCGCCGCACCACCCATTTTATTTACCTATCGGAGACCCACTTCTTGCCTACAATTTACCTGCTGTGTTTGCCAGTGACCCTTCTCGGGCAGAAAGGGAACTGCGTGAAAGGTTAAAACCTGGATATGAAGTAAAACCAGGAGAGCTAGACCCTCTACACCCATCTACTCTCCCTatgcctccaccaccaccacatcaCCCCCCACCTCCACAGCCACCACCCTCTTCTGCTGGTGTCCCACCACAAATGGGATTGCACCCTGCTTTTCCTTACCACCATGGGCAGCACTCTCACCAACATGCTCTAGAGAGGGAAAGACTAGCACTAGGGGCCACAGGGGCAGGACCCGGGGCTGGACCAGGAGCAGCTGGAGCCGCAGGAGCTGCCCGAGGGGAGTTATCCTATGCTGAGCGACTGGCTGCAGAACGACAGCACGCAGAAAGAGTGGCTGCTCTAAGTGGTGACCCCTTGACTAGACTCCAACTGTTGAACGTTACTCCACATCATCACCAGCATTCCCACATCCATTCACACCTACACTTACACCAGCAGGACGCCATACACGCAG cttcCGCTGCAGTGCACCCTTTAATGGATCCACTCACATCAGGGTCCCATCTTACACGGATCCCGTACCCTGCAGCTGCCCTCCCAAATCCATTAATTCCTCACCCCCTGCATGATAGTGATGTCCTCCGACAACAGATATTTG CCTCTCCTTATCGAGACCTCCCTTCCTCACTTTCCGCCCCTCTCTCGGCTGCCCaccagttacaggccatgcatgCTCAGTCTGCAGAATTACAGCGCCTGGCCCTGGAGCAGCAGCACTGGTTGCAGACCCATCATCCTCTACAGGGAGTTCCGCTTCCTGGACAAGAAGATTATTACAG TCACTTGAAGAAGGAAACCGATAAAACCCTGTAA
- the ATN1 gene encoding atrophin-1 isoform X2, giving the protein MKTRQNKDSMSMRSGRKKESVGPREERRARGRASPGAISTSSSDSKSEKGRPSAKKGRMDDSVPKNSKRERVKDSSESESDAGKSQKKAKMESPEVPRPPPDEESLDGQSGNEDGGSDPRDIDQDNRSTSPSLHSGDSESDASSVPSPKSFPSLYRGPGSPPPPASPVPENPVLPPPPPQTSQPPVPSEPPTARPYPAPHLPQLYPSSGAMIKAGPPQTPQVKPPPTTPIAGLGSPRPLASPTAPPPSLPASSSSTTSYPHVSHNLPPPPALRPLNASPGLPSQVGEKTGPPLPSASCTLRYPPYPGQYPPGYPHQFPTQGKYGQPQPGPHPSWSQGGLGYGRNEGAPRYPQPPPQNGQVSGGQNLGGGFGAPHHSSTRAQSPHNNHPPHPMPTPGTIQSPASQSSMLHPHGGATGAQGQSPNHNTNNSHHPHILPNRGRSPTPQSSQPQGVAPQSSHHPPHVLPSGILSPSSHHQNNTQHTAPGSGSGGGQSPAPQNTSHLSSQPPATGGNLGYSSQVESQNPQSTHNLYQPQSTSSVCHYPPNNQPYANYPPFQGYKGAPPASAPPYKSGPPPPYKSGTFPVSTPPPVPTQTFKDTSPTTPSTAPPAAPPPAPPPPATAPVQIKQEPIEECEAEGESPVPPASSPSPPPKIVDTPSHASQSARFNKHLDRGYNSCCRTDLYFVPLEGSKLSKKRSEQIERARRESEQRAREERDRERERERELERNVQKLESRSHDCPQLCSQPPPHHPSLALPSPSSAPSRPPHFEPPGAVAAVPPYLGPDTPALRTLSEYARPHVLSPAGRAPQPGHPPHHPFYLPIGDPLLAYNLPAVFASDPSRAERELRERLKPGYEVKPGELDPLHPSTLPMPPPPPHHPPPPQPPPSSAGVPPQMGLHPAFPYHHGQHSHQHALERERLALGATGAGPGAGPGAAGAAGAARGELSYAERLAAERQHAERVAALSGDPLTRLQLLNVTPHHHQHSHIHSHLHLHQQDAIHAASAAVHPLMDPLTSGSHLTRIPYPAAALPNPLIPHPLHDSDVLRQQIFASPYRDLPSSLSAPLSAAHQLQAMHAQSAELQRLALEQQHWLQTHHPLQGVPLPGQEDYYRWRNSLTIQLTKKDQMPITRP; this is encoded by the exons ATGTCGATGAGGAGTGGAAGGAAAAAGGAGAGCGTGGGTCCACGGGAGGAGCGTAGAGCGAGGGGCAGAGCATCTCCTGGGGCCATCAGTACATCCAGTAGTGACAGCAAGAGTGAAAAGGGCAGGCCAAGTGCGAAG AAGGGTCGCATGGATGACTCTGTCCCTAAGAACAGTAAACGGGAAAGAGTAAAAGACTCCTCTGAGAGTGAGAGCGACGCGGGGAAAAGTCAGAAGAAAGCTAAAATGGAG TCTCCTGAAGTTCCCCGTCCGCCTCCTGATGAAGAAAGCTTAGATGGGCAAAGTGGTAATGAAGATGGAGGGAGCGACCCTCGTGATATTGACCAGGATAACCGCAGTACTTCTCCGAGCTTGCACAGTGGAGACAGTGAGAGTGACGCGTCTTCAGTCCCTTCCCCAAAATCATTTCCTTCTCTGTATAGGGGTCCTGGTTCTCCCCCACCTCCTGCTTCACCAGTTCCTGAAAATCCTGTGTtgcctccaccaccacctcagactTCTCAGCCACCTGTACCAAGCGAGCCTCCAACTGCTAGACCATACCCAGCTCCCCATCTCCCACAATTATATCCCAGTAGTGGTGCGATGATAAAAGCTGGACCTCCACAGACCCCTCAAGTCAAGCCTCCACCCACCACTCCTATAGCAGGGTTGGGTTCTCCAAGGCCGTTGGCTTCtcctacagctcctcctccttctttaCCCGCAAGTTCTTCATCCACAACATCATATCCCCATGTTTCCCACAACTTGCCTCCACCACCGGCTTTGCGTCCTCTCAATGCATCTCCTGGACTGCCATCCCAGGTCGGAGAAAAAACTGGACCACCTCTTCCTTCTGCTTCCTGTACACTTCGATATCCTCCTTACCCAGGACAATACCCACCTGGTTACCCTCATCAGTTCCCTACACAAGGGAAATATGGTCAGCCTCAGCCAGGTCCACATCCATCTTGGAGTCAAGGTGGACTTGGTTATGGGCGAAATGAAGGAGCCCCACGGTATCCCCAGCCCCCTCCTCAAAATGGACAAGTTAGTGGAGGGCAGAACCTTGGAGGTGGGTTTGGTGCTCCTCACCACAGTAGCACACGTGCTCAATCCCCTCATAATAATCACCCCCCTCACCCAATGCCTACACCAGGCACCATTCAATCTCCAGCATCCCAAAGTAGCATGCTTCACCCTCATGGGGGAGCAACAGGTGCACAGGGTCAGTCTCCAAATCATAATACAAATAATTCTCACCACCCTCATATTCTACCAAACAGAGGAAGATCTCCCACTCCACAAAGTAGCCAACCACAAGGGGTTGCTCCACAATCCAGCCATCACCCCCCTCATGTTCTGCCTAGTGGCATTTTATCTCCAAGTTCCCACCATCAAAACAACACTCAGCATACGGCTCCTGGGTCAGGAAGTGGCGGTGGACAGTCACCTGCACCCCAAAATACATCCCATCTCTCATCACAGCCTCCAGCTACAGGTGGGAATTTGGGTTACTCTTCCCAGGTCGAGTCCCAGAACCCTCAGTCAACACATAATCTCTATCAACCCCAATCAACTTCTTCAGTTTGCCATTATCCTCCTAACAATCAACCTTATGCCAACTACCCACCATTCCAAGGTTACAAAGGAGCTCCTCCAGCATCAGCACCACCTTATAAAAGTGGACCTCCACCACCTTATAAGAGCGGGACATTTCCAGTTTCCACTCCGCCACCAGTTCCAACCCAGACGTTCAAAGACACTTCGCCTACCACTCCTTctactgctcccccagcagctcctccaccGGCACCTCCACCGCCAGCTACAGCTCCTGTGCAGATCAAACAGGAACCAATCGAGGAGTGTGAAGCAGAGGGCGAAAGTCCTGTTCCTCCTGCCAGCAGCCCCTCGCCTCCCCCCAAGATTGTGGACACCCCAAGTCATGCTAGCCAATCTGCAAG ATTCAACAAACACCTGGATCGAGGCTACAACTCGTGTTGTCGGACCGATCTGTATTTTGTGCCCTTGGAGGGGTCCAAGCTTTCAAAGAAAAGATCGGAGCAAATTGAAAGAGCACGACGAGAGAGTGAGCAGAGGGCTAGAGAAGAACGTGACCGAGAACGTGAACGGGAGCGAGAACTGGAAAGGAATGTG caaaaattggAGTCTCGATCTCATGACTGCCCTCAGCTGTGTtctcagccccctcctcaccatcCCTCTTTGGCACTGCCTTCTCCTTCTTCAGCCCCGTCTCGTCCTCCTCACTTTGAACCCCCGGGAGCTGTAGCTGCTGTCCCTCCTTATTTGGGACCTGACACACCTGCTCTCCGCACCTTAAGTGAATATGCTCGCCCTCATGTACTTTCACCAGCTGGAAGAGCACCTCAACCCGGTCACCCGCCGCACCACCCATTTTATTTACCTATCGGAGACCCACTTCTTGCCTACAATTTACCTGCTGTGTTTGCCAGTGACCCTTCTCGGGCAGAAAGGGAACTGCGTGAAAGGTTAAAACCTGGATATGAAGTAAAACCAGGAGAGCTAGACCCTCTACACCCATCTACTCTCCCTatgcctccaccaccaccacatcaCCCCCCACCTCCACAGCCACCACCCTCTTCTGCTGGTGTCCCACCACAAATGGGATTGCACCCTGCTTTTCCTTACCACCATGGGCAGCACTCTCACCAACATGCTCTAGAGAGGGAAAGACTAGCACTAGGGGCCACAGGGGCAGGACCCGGGGCTGGACCAGGAGCAGCTGGAGCCGCAGGAGCTGCCCGAGGGGAGTTATCCTATGCTGAGCGACTGGCTGCAGAACGACAGCACGCAGAAAGAGTGGCTGCTCTAAGTGGTGACCCCTTGACTAGACTCCAACTGTTGAACGTTACTCCACATCATCACCAGCATTCCCACATCCATTCACACCTACACTTACACCAGCAGGACGCCATACACGCAG cttcCGCTGCAGTGCACCCTTTAATGGATCCACTCACATCAGGGTCCCATCTTACACGGATCCCGTACCCTGCAGCTGCCCTCCCAAATCCATTAATTCCTCACCCCCTGCATGATAGTGATGTCCTCCGACAACAGATATTTG CCTCTCCTTATCGAGACCTCCCTTCCTCACTTTCCGCCCCTCTCTCGGCTGCCCaccagttacaggccatgcatgCTCAGTCTGCAGAATTACAGCGCCTGGCCCTGGAGCAGCAGCACTGGTTGCAGACCCATCATCCTCTACAGGGAGTTCCGCTTCCTGGACAAGAAGATTATTACAG GTGGAGAAACTCTTTAACAATCCAGTTGACTAAAAAGGACCAGATGCCAATAACCAGACCTTAG